A single Oryctolagus cuniculus chromosome 18, mOryCun1.1, whole genome shotgun sequence DNA region contains:
- the CHST8 gene encoding carbohydrate sulfotransferase 8: MTPRPSTMRLACMFSSILLFGAAGLLLFVSLQDPTELAPQQAPGVKFNMRLQQPGQEPPPGRFRDGDSRAPTAKVSRDLSSRAPGGLNLPAPDQPPPHLQTGARSRVRQRRRRLLIKKMPAAMATPANSSAGPAVRPLPGARDGRWAVLQRTQQERKRLMREACAKYRASSSRRAVTPRHVSRIFVEDRHRVLYCEVPKAGCSNWKRVLMVLAGLASSTASIQHDTVHYGSALKRLDTFGRQGILHRLRTYTKMLFVREPFERLVSAFRDKFEHPNSYYHPVFGKAILARYRANASREALRTGSGVRFPEFVQYLLDVHRPVGMDIHWDHVSRLCSPCLIDYDFVGKFESMEDDANFFLSLVRAPQNLTFPRFKDRHSQEARTTARITHQYFAQLSTLQRQRAYDFYYMDYLMFNYSKPFADLY, from the exons GAGTCAAGTTCAACATGAGACTGCAGCAGCCCGGCCAG GAGCCCCCACCGGGCCGTTTCCGGGATGGCGACTCGAGGGCACCCACGGCGAAAGTCTCCCGGGACTTGTCCAGCCGGGCCCCCGGGGGTCTTAACCTGCCGGCGCCGGACCAGCCCCCGCCGCACCTGCAGACCGGGGCCCGCTCGCGTGTCCGGCAGCGCCGCCGGCGGCTGCTCATCAAGAAGATGCCCGCGGCCATGGCCACCCCAGCCAACAGCTCGGCGGGCCCCGCGGTACGGCCGCTACCCGGAGCCCGCGACGGCCGTTGGGCGGTCCTGCAACGGACGCAGCAGGAGCGCAAGAGGCTGATGCGGGAGGCGTGCGCCAAGTACCGCGCCAGCAGCAGCCGCAGGGCCGTCACACCGCGCCACGTGTCGCGCATCTTCGTGGAGGACCGCCACCGCGTGCTCTACTGCGAGGTGCCCAAAGCCGGCTGCTCCAACTGGAAGCGAGTGCTCATGGTGCTGGCCGGGCTGGCCTCGTCCACCGCCAGCATCCAGCACGACACGGTCCACTATGGCAGCGCGCTCAAGCGGCTGGACACGTTCGGCCGCCAGGGCATCCTGCACCGGCTGCGCACCTACACCAAGATGCTCTTCGTGCGCGAGCCCTTCGAGAGACTGGTGTCCGCCTTCCGCGACAAGTTCGAGCACCCCAACAGCTACTACCACCCCGTCTTCGGCAAGGCCATCCTGGCCCGCTACCGCGCCAACGCCTCACGGGAGGCGCTGCGGACGGGCTCGGGCGTGCGCTTCCCCGAGTTCGTCCAGTACCTGCTGGACGTGCACCGGCCCGTGGGCATGGACATCCACTGGGACCACGTCAGCCGGCTCTGCAGCCCCTGCCTCATCGACTACGACTTCGTGGGCAAGTTCGAGAGCATGGAGGACGACGCCAACTTCTTCCTGAGCCTGGTGCGCGCGCCGCAGAACCTCACCTTCCCTCGCTTCAAGGACCGCCACTCGCAGGAGGCGCGCACCACGGCGCGCATCACGCACCAGTACTTTGCGCAGCTCTCGACCCTGCAGCGGCAGCGCGCCTACGACTTCTACTACATGGACTACCTGATGTTCAACTACTCCAAGCCTTTCGCAGACCTGTACTGA